A genomic window from Lineus longissimus chromosome 17, tnLinLong1.2, whole genome shotgun sequence includes:
- the LOC135501590 gene encoding uncharacterized protein LOC135501590, producing MTSYSSGTRSVRAPFGRSKAKSHDSHSGQTGGSGNIIINTHSARPDFGANIRVRPSSADDNENCASRQNGTAGSHDHVLLARREKANRSTGSLTPRSRGRPKGENEPDPFLSVDSVPEGKATEVMTQAWPERPKKRKMVAVEMLPETTRSADRRSLKSPGAMNKSTQSLNRSRGASPDRNFRSPSPTRPMYVSPNKEKKTNHHIRAPFKHSVNKPPMEPVHPDPAEEMKERTALATYQLSMVIGRENTPEQRKPTGHLWKGRLQPLYPVTVEGPSIYQCQGIQPEPRRPYIVGVPSHTVQRRQQIMATYPDLPPYGERPQTVESVHNTSRASSMAENQDQELILQMQGETLIDQPQETYYGDQYDPDQMIVDDELAMDEDIEIAAVTGTPSQVPFDAFRGEQGRNNRPGSGGSDKENLDHSEVITATPPKITPIGPVRCLRQDEHRPQTAPEDGRKSVRFADPPSSYNTTDIKNRSKSAGVVLGGVRVRQEVGVLPSVQSPRAQTSLSGASSASGLHAPKSPPQSIHDTTQLPAGPNVRRADITQSQMQYSPVPPPPRVPGSEVKVRTPRLGAPVSPIPPIGTKVPSPPTSPVVDKEPLEPSAVTEDELDPEVLMLQKWADDREADEGDADEGGNGGTVTTLEVEVPRLHRRCIDKEEPEVDEEVDEYRTRHDIPADEFLIETDIPADDNKQEKSEDVEIEGEEPVALVLQEMPPEKRCMAAMYEEVAEIDEELEEYYKQEKELTLPLEDAVPVEPVPLEPIISVDGQVQAEADSNEVEAVMGPEEPAAVEEDPADEAATTSEEQVVEEIQAPADEADRGGVEAVLGGHAAAEEEQIPTDQGPGFEQVEKQNQTDDAEVNNVDAVVKEEDAEFDTTEVEALLERLEGPGGEPEPVSEEAAEVEESVIIAEEATLLIGERSVEEVYAEQEAQSVAPDVGDEPTPVEQMTEDDAEQMSGDSAEAEPEEAIPEVAPVGEKPAEKELSEGPEVTESPIVAEEAQMLGIRAKITDEPESVDGSSVGGPVIEKVGKEAETDPTQEQGDVTIPAEDAVEKETAPAEKDTRDNDVEESTEQEDVEKADDAEAEVVVTKEETTDIPGEHADDIVKEDAGPEAQATVEEEAPVVEEQSQVVTTEVVDAALAASDAEAPADDGAIEVGPEEAETKNSDDAALAEDEVAAGVKVAVPEESEDVLATEVEESDENEPDVVADQIEATDGEVQDTVENEAEAVVEQEEATDREVQDTVESEAEAVVEQEEATDREVPDTLEGQKGKASPEDEPDVIPSENADEADEEESNDAAFTEELVLAEETHEEAVGVPADAEPVETGQEEVVPEGKPEEPETIETIDDAGSEKDDAEQSAEEATEEAEEQAEDPGEDTVDSVPDRLPVQAEGGAVTFGASDENMGVEVEDVVDGGEVITEGDAASRSSSLSSTGKEVEALLTRQDSDTGSIAKTETDVTIEMDVDSVTETESQASKAEDDEEEEEEGKKGTVEEPDDAEEKEDNAKDDDAAADDDDDGDAADGDDAADGGDADNGDGERDSDNAGDADDTGNADDGAENGNQGNEDEGQDQNEDDNQNHGADDGENEDDENEEVQESGEGEEACQGSNCGTPEPADINNESSQGPCVDGHGCGTPEPTLEAETAKATGTICVDGHGCETPEPTEEAETAKAVGPICVDGHGCGTPEPTEEAETAKAVGPICVDGHGCGTPEPTEEAETAKAVGPICVDGHGCGTPEPTEEADAAPATGPEKANHGHDCVDGNGCGTPEPVQEAQAESSQVNGEELSITLPEEESVVQVEHEASGERVVPKKPKGPKIQRPYSGKGQSSAKNGEEAKRYKKYQSCRLAYSGNPEDEDERQGRDSSPERSLSKANVHKRVKKGRPKSAFSGSTGKSAPDSSVLRIGNKVVPSTDAEKKRILRRPRSAAGPAFSSSKASKEKEELIQLRIGKFSGDEEIRKSRPMSVSGRPISASVSASMDKPAWGGRPQSGTRQLLVLAPKMKEIISAPKKKLKFKIRGEKMESASGVSLNTLACSYCGSKGRRIMDYAGDTGFCVCSVCYKKMNEQADDNEDERIGNPTAETNANLDRFFKSLDENDAQVIEEEIHAVADVQDEVEPAVDADDDAEVAEILETCVETEEADEEVNRICSAREDMREQPAEENTQLEADVLESGRSAKVCVMCGLEDSCCICGPDTKFVPDSSLLEKISYSKLENVRDGIKQSRIAEELKRLEDLYGVYSDDSETDGEDEEIGGAQVPVESSASDPDDREELQAYKEQCESANLGKMSGTLTEEKLAKKPPRIRPGSAQRRSSIQNGKVVLLEHTISHQDEDDTADSIEPTANQQTEENAKLEVVANTKTILKPRSEPEDSTPVAPYPPLCFKINARPPQGYLYYFAYGTDMNAERLQIYLGRDMTDRFWGLLYGFKLVFNKRGSDVEAGGFANIEFNPYSSVEGCLFLITPAELAILDKYVGYPEHYEHAMFPTWLLNCTEPDLYGVAQYCVPALTYIAQDKWTQKPTDPALSTEYNIKECLKNADLLTPAYKHNLNTQLEAAQEQSILQ from the exons AACGACCAAAGAAGAGAAAGATGGTTGCCGTCGAAATGCTCCCTGAGACAACAAGGTCAGCTGACCGAAGAAGTCTCAAGTCTCCTGGGGCGATGAATAAATCTACTCAGTCCCTGAACAG ATCTCGTGGCGCATCACCAGATCGTAACTTTCGCTCACCAAGTCCAACTCGACCCATGTACGTTTCACCAAACAAAGAGAAGAAAACAAATCATCACATTCGAGCACCGTTCAAACATTCTGTCAACAAGCCACCTATGGAG CCTGTGCACCCCGACCCCGCTGAAGAAATGAAAGAACGCACAGCCCTTGCCACCTATCAGCTTTCCATGGTCATTGGGCGAGAGAATACTCCTGAGCAGAGGAAACCCACAGGTCATCTCTGGAAGGGTCGGCTGCAGCCACTATATCCCGTCACAGTAGAGGGACCGTCGATATATCAATGTCAGGGCATACAGCCAG AACCAAGGAGACCTTACATTGTCGGGGTTCCAAGTCACACAGTCCAAAGACGACAACAGATCATGGCGACTTACCCTGATCTTCCACCGTATGGCGAACGGCCTCAGACGGTCGAGTCTGTCCATAACACGTCACGAGCTTCCAGTATGGCAGAGAACCAAGACCAAGAATTGATACTGCAAATGCAAGGGGAGACACT CATTGACCAGCCTCAAGAGACATACTATGGTGACCAGTATGACCCTGACCAGATGATAGTCGATGATGAACTGGCAATGGATGAGGACATAG AAATAGCAGCAGTCACCGGCACTCCAAGCCAAGTACCGTTCGATGCATTCCGAGGGGAGCAAGGTAGAAACAACCGGCCAGGAAGTGGGGGTTCGGACAAGGAGAACTTGGACCATAGCGAGGTTATCACAGCAACACCCCCAAAGATTACCCCTATTGGTCCTGTCCGATGTCTTAGGCAGGATGAGCACCGACCACAGACTGCACCAGAAGATGGGAGAAAGTCTGTACGATTTGCTGATCCACCTTCCTCCTACAACACGACAGATATTAAAAATCGGTCAAAGTCGGCAGGGGTTGTGTTGGGAGGAGTGAGGGTGAGACAAGAAGTAGGTGTGTTGCCCTCAGTTCAAAGTCCTCGAGCCCAGACATCATTGTCAGGTGCATCCAGTGCTTCAGGTCTCCACGCACCAAAATCCCCTCCGCAGAGTATCCATGATACAACACAGCTGCCAGCTGGTCCTAATGTCAGGAGAGCTGATATAACGCAATCTCAGATGCAGTATTCTCCAGTACCACCTCCTCCAAGGGTGCCAGGGTCAGAAGTCAAGGTCAGGACACCACGACTTGGTGCACCTGTGTCCCCCATTCCACCAATTGGAACCAAAGTGCCTTCTCCTCCGACAAGCCCAGTAGTTGATAAGGAACCCCTGGAGCCATCTGCTGTGACTGAAGATGAATTGGATCCTGAGGTCTTGATGTTGCAGAAGTGGGCCGATGATAGAGAGGCAGATGAGGGAGATGCAGATGAGGGTGGTAATGGCGGTACAGTTACGACGTTAGAAGTAGAAGTGCCAAGACTCCATAGACGTTGTATTGATAAAGAAGAGCCTGAGGTGGATGAAGAGGTGGATGAGTACCGCACTCGGCATGATATTCCTGCAGATGAGTTTTTGATAGAAACAGACATTCCTGCAGACGATAACAAGCAAGAAAAGTCAGAAGATGTGGAGATTGAGGGTGAGGAACCTGTGGCTTTGGTATTGCAGGAGATGCCACCCGAAAAGCGTTGCATGGCGGCCATGTATGAAGAAGTAGCAGAGATTGATGAGGAGTTAGAAGAATACTATAAACAGGAAAAAGAATTGACTTTGCCTCTAGAAGATGCAGTTCCAGTGGAACCCGTACCTCTGGAACCTATTATATCTGTTGATGGCCAAGTTCAGGCTGAGGCTGATAGCAATGAAGTTGAGGCTGTGATGGGCCCTGAAGAACCAGCTGCTGTCGAAGAGGACCCTGCTGATGAAGCAGCGACAACTTCTGAGGAACAGGTGGTTGAAGAGATACAGGCTCCTGCTGACGAGGCTGATCGTGGTGGCGTTGAGGCAGTCTTGGGAGGACATGCAGCAGCTGAAGAGGAGCAAATACCCACCGACCAAGGTCCTGGTTTCGAACAGGTAGAGAAGCAGAATCAAACAGATGATGCAGAAGTTAATAATGTGGATGCAGTGGTCAAAGAAGAGGATGCTGAATTTGATACCACTGAAGTCGAGGCGCTTTTAGAAAGGCTGGAAGGTCCTGGTGGCGAACCCGAACCAGTCTCTGAAGAAGCTGCGGAAGTCGAAGAATCGGTCATCATAGCAGAGGAGGCCACTCTCCTCATAGGTGAGAGATCTGTTGAGGAAGTATATGCTGAACAAGAGGCACAATCTGTTGCACCTGACGTGGGAGATGAGCCCACACCTGTTGAGCAGATGACAGAAGACGATGCTGAGCAGATGTCAGGTGATAGTGCTGAAGCTGAACCAGAAGAGGCAATACCTGAAGTAGCTCCTGTAGGAGAGAAGCCAGCAGAGAAAGAACTCTCTGAAGGTCCTGAAGTAACAGAGTCACCTATTGTTGCAGAAGAAGCACAGATGTTGGGTATTCGTGCCAAGATAACAGATGAACCAGAATCGGTTGATGGTTCATCTGTTGGGGGGCCTGTTATTGAAAAAGTTGGCAAGGAAGCTGAAACAGACCCTACACAGGAACAGGGAGATGTTACTATACCTGCTGAAGATGCGGTAGAAAAAGAAACTGCTCCAGCAGAGAAAGACACAAGGGATAATGATGTTGAAGAAAGTACTGAACAAGAAGACGTTGAAAAAGCAGATGATGCTGAAGCTGAAGTTGTGGTGACCAAGGAAGAGACTACAGATATCCCTGGAGAACATGCTGATGATATTGTAAAAGAGGATGCTGGACCTGAAGCTCAGGCAACAGTTGAGGAAGAGGCACCTGTGGTTGAAGAACAAAGTCAGGTTGTTACGACAGAGGTTGTTGATGCTGCACTAGCTGCGAGTGATGCAGAGGCACCAGCAGACGATGGAGCCATTGAAGTCGGCCCAGAGGAAGCTGAGACTAAAAATAGTGATGATGCAGCTCTAGCAGAAGATGAGGTTGCTGCTGGAGTGAAAGTGGCAGTTCCTGAAGAGAGTGAAGACGTACTTGCAACAGAAGTGGAGGAATCTGACGAGAATGAGCCAGATGTAGTAGCAGATCAAATCGAGGCTACTGATGGGGAAGTTCAGGATACTGTAGAGAATGAGGCAGAGGCAGTGGTGGAACAAGAGGAGGCTACTGACAGGGAAGTTCAGGATACAGTAGAGAGTGAAGCAGAGGCAGTGGTGGAACAAGAGGAGGCTACTGACAGGGAAGTTCCGGATACTCTAGAAGGTCAAAAAGGAAAAGCTTCCCCTGAAGATGAACCAGATGTGATTCCCAGTGAAAATGCTGATGAGGCAGATGAGGAAGAATCAAATGATGCTGCATTCACTGAAGAGCTAGTTCTTGCAGAAGAGACTCATGAGGAAGCTGTGGGTGTGCCTGCAGATGCTGAGCCTGTAGAAACTGGGCAAGAAGAAGTTGTCCCGGAGGGGAAACCAGAGGAGCCAGAAACTATTGAAACTATTGATGATGCTGGCTCAGAGAAAGATGATGCAGAGCAATCTGCTGAAGAAGCAACAGAGGAAGCTGAAGAACAGGCCGAGGATCCTGGTGAGGATACAGTTGATTCAGTTCCAGACAGACTCCCAGTGCAGGCGGAGGGTGGGGCAGTGACTTTTGGAGCATCTGATGAAAACATGGGGGTTGAAGTTGAAGATGTTGTAGATGGAGGAGAAGTGATCACTGAAGGAGATGCTGCCTCAAGGAGTAGTAGTCTGTCATCTACAGGGAAGGAAGTGGAAGCACTGCTAACTAGGCAAGATTCTGACACTGGTAGCATTGCCAAGACTGAGACTGATGTTACCATCGAGATGGATGTTGACAGTGTCACTGAAACCGAGTCCCAGGCATCGAAGGCTGAGGAtgacgaggaggaggaggaggaggggaaaAAGGGGACTGTTGAGGAACCTGATGATGCTGAAGAGAAGGAAGATAATGCTAAGGATGATGATGCagctgctgatgatgatgatgatggtgatgctgCTGATGGTGATGATGCTGCCGATGGTGGTGATGCTGATAATGGTGATGGTGAGAGAGATTCAGACAATGCTGGTGATGCTGATGATACAGGCAATGCTGATGATGGTGCAGAAAATGGTAACCAAGGCAATGAAGATGAAGGTCAAGATCAAAATGAAGATGACAATCAAAATCATGGGGCAGATGATggtgaaaatgaagatgatgagaaTGAAGAGGTCCAAGAATCGGGAGAAGGGGAAGAAGCATGTCAGGGCTCAAATTGTGGTACTCCTGAGCCTGCTGATATCAACAATGAATCTAGTCAGGGTCCATGTGTGGATGGTCATGGGTGTGGGACTCCAGAACCTACCTTAGAGGCAGAGACAGCCAAAGCTACAGGGACAATATGTGTAGATGGGCACGGATGTGAAACTCCCGAACCTACTGAAGAAGCAGAGACTGCAAAAGCGGTAGGGCCAATATGTGTAGATGGGCACGGATGTGGAACTCCCGAACCTACTGAAGAAGCAGAGACTGCCAAAGCGGTAGGGCCAATATGTGTAGATGGGCACGGATGTGGAACTCCCGAACCTACTGAAGAAGCAGAGACTGCCAAAGCGGTAGGGCCAATATGTGTAGATGGGCACGGATGTGGAACTCCAGAACCTACTGAAGAGGCAGATGCAGCACCTGCTACAGGACCCGAGAAAGCAAACCACGGTCATGATTGTGTAGATGGCAATGGTTGTGGGACTCCAGAACCAGTACAGGAAGCTCAGGCTGAGAGTAGTCAAGTAAATGGTGAGGAGTTGAGCATCACATTACCTGAAGAAGAGTCAGTAGTGCAGGTGGAACACGAGGCATCTGGAGAAAGAGTTGTCCCCAAGAAACCAAAGGGACCTAAAATCCAGAGACCTTACTCTGGGAAGGGTCAGAGTAGTGCCAAGAATGGAGAGGAAGCAAAACGTTATAAGAAGTACCAGAGCTGTCGTCTTGCCTACTCGGGAAATCCTGAGGATGAAGATGAGAGGCAAGGAAGAGATTCGAGTCCTGAACGATCCTTGTCAAAGGCTAATGTACATAAAAGGGTTAAGAAGGGGAGACCAAAGTCAGCATTTTCAGGGTCTACAGGAAAGTCTGCCCCCGACTCATCTGTGTTGAGGATTGGTAACAAAGTGGTGCCAAGTACTGATGCAGAGAAAAAGAGGATTCTGAGACGGCCTCGGTCCGCGGCTGGTCcagcattttcatcatcaaaagcATCAAAGGAAAAGGAAGAGCTCATTCAACTGAGGATCGGTAAATTTTCAGGCGATGAAGAGATTCGTAAGAGTCGTCCGATGTCTGTTTCAGGGCGTCCTATTTCTGCTTCAGTTAGTGCGAGTATGGACAAGCCTGCCTGGGGAGGTAGGCCACAATCTGGAACCAGACAGCTATTGGTTTTAGCGCCAAAAATGAAAGAGATTATTAGTGCACCAAAGAAGAAGTTAAAGTTCAAGATTAGAGGAGAGAAGATGGAGTCTGCCTCTGGTGTCAGTCTGAACACCCTTGCATGCAGCTATTGTGGGTCAAAAGGCAGACGGATCATGGATTACGCTGGCGATACTGGATTCTGTGTTTGTAGTGTCTGCTACAAGAAAATGAATGAACAAGCAGACGATAATGAGGATGAAAGGATTGGAAATCCAACAGCTGAAACCAATGCCAATTTAGACagatttttcaaaagtttgGATGAAAATGATGCACAGGTTATTGAAGAGGAAATACATGCTGTAGCAGACGTGCAGGATGAAGTGGAACCTGCAGTCGATGCGGATGACGATGCAGAAGTTGCAGAGATACTTGAGACGTGTGTAGAAACTGAAGAAGCAGATGAGGAGGTGAACAGAATCTGTAGCGCCAGGGAGGATATGCGGGAACAGCCTGCAGAGGAAAATACTCAGTTAGAAGCAGATGTTTTGGAGAGTGGAAGAAGTGCCAAAGTTTGCGTAATGTGCGGCCTTGAAGACTCTTGCTGTATCTGTGGTCCAGATACCAAGTTTGTACCAGACTCCAGCCTATTAGAAAAGATCTCGTATTCCAAATTAGAGAACGTCCGGGATGGGATTAAGCAATCTCGAATAGCTGAGGAGTTGAAGCGGCTTGAAGATTTATACGGGGTGTACAGCGATGACTCAGAAACTGACGGAGAAGATGAGGAGATAGGGGGCGCTCAAGTTCCAGTAGAGTCGTCGGCATCTGACCCTGATGACCGTGAGGAGTTGCAGGCATACAAGGAACAGTGTGAAAGTGCAAATCTCGGAAAGATGAGTGGAACCTTAACAGAGGAGAAGCTTGCCAAAAAGCCACCGAGGATTCGTCCAGGATCAGCCCAGCGGCGTTCGTCCATCCAAAATGGAAAGGTTGTCTTATTGGAGCATACAATCTCGCATCAGGATGAAGACGACACCGCTGATTCGATTGAGCCAACTGCCAACCAGCAGAC ggaAGAAAATGCCAAACTAGAAGTTGTTGCCAATACCAAGACAATATTAAAACCAAG AAGTGAACCTGAAGACTCCACACCGGTGGCCCCATACCCTCCACTCTGCTTCAAGATCAACGCCAGGCCTCCTCAAGGGTATCTTTACTATTTCGCCTACGGAACCGATATGAATGCCGAGAGGTTACAGATTTATCTCGGCCGTGACATGACAGATAGGTTCTGGGGATTACTCTACGGATTCAAACTTGTCTTCAACAAAAGAG GTTCGGATGTAGAAGCAGGAGGTTTTGCTAACATCGAGTTCAACCCGTACTCATCAGTGGAGGGCTGCCTCTTCCTTATCACACCAGCAGAGCTGGCCATATTGGACAAGTATGTCGGATACCCAGAG CATTATGAACATGCTATGTTCCCCACCTGGCTCTTGAACTGTACCGAGCCTGATCTGTATGGTGTGGCACAGTACTGTGTCCCAGCATTGACCTATATCGCCCAGGACAAGTGGACACAAAAAC CAACTGATCCTGCACTTTCGACAGAGTACAACATCAAGGAATGCCTGAAGAATGCCGATCTCCTGACCCCTGCGTATAAACACAATCTGAATACACAACTGGAGGCCGCGCAGGAGCAAAGCATTCTCCAATAA